In Phenylobacterium zucineum HLK1, one DNA window encodes the following:
- a CDS encoding 50S ribosomal protein L23 translates to MAVEPTVRHYDTILSPIITEKATLLSEQNKVVFRVAGDATKDEIAAAVEALFKVNVTKVNTINVKGKTKRFRGIVGRRSDVKKAIVTLAEGQSIDITTGL, encoded by the coding sequence ATGGCCGTCGAGCCCACCGTCCGCCACTACGACACGATCCTGTCGCCGATCATCACGGAAAAGGCCACGCTGCTCTCCGAGCAGAACAAGGTCGTCTTCCGTGTCGCCGGCGACGCGACGAAGGACGAGATCGCCGCTGCGGTCGAGGCGCTGTTCAAGGTCAACGTCACGAAGGTCAACACGATCAACGTGAAGGGCAAGACCAAGCGCTTCCGCGGCATCGTCGGGCGCCGTTCCGACGTCAAGAAAGCGATCGTGACCCTGGCCGAAGGCCAGTCGATCGACATCACCACGGGGCTCTGA
- the rplV gene encoding 50S ribosomal protein L22 translates to MAKQAKARRLAGIEAMAKVRTLRTSPRKLNLVAQSIRGLKVQRALNELEFSHKRIARDVRKALYSAISNAENNHNLDIDNLVVAEAFVGKNLIMKRFHARARGRASRIEKPFSEITIVVREQGEAA, encoded by the coding sequence ATGGCCAAGCAAGCGAAAGCCCGGCGGCTCGCCGGGATCGAGGCGATGGCCAAGGTGCGGACCCTCCGCACCAGCCCGCGCAAGCTCAACCTGGTGGCCCAGTCGATCCGCGGCCTCAAGGTTCAGCGCGCCCTCAACGAGCTGGAGTTCAGCCACAAGCGCATCGCCCGCGATGTGCGCAAGGCGCTCTACTCGGCCATCTCGAACGCCGAGAACAACCACAACCTCGACATCGACAACCTGGTCGTGGCCGAGGCCTTCGTCGGCAAGAACCTGATCATGAAGCGCTTCCACGCCCGTGCGCGCGGTCGCGCCTCGCGCATCGAGAAGCCGTTCAGCGAGATCACCATCGTGGTCCGCGAGCAAGGTGAGGCCGCCTAA
- the rpsC gene encoding 30S ribosomal protein S3 translates to MGQKINPVGLRLGINRTWDSRWFADGPEYGRLLHEDIKVRRALKKRLYQAGVSRIIIERPHKKCRITIYAARPGVIIGKKGADIEKLRKDVAAMTDGEVHLNIVEIRKPETDAQLIAENIAQQLERRVAFRRAMKRSMQSAMRLGAKGVRINVSGRLGGAEIARMEWYREGRVPLHTLRADVDYGFTEAKTTYGVIGVKVWVFKGEVLEHDPMALDKRLAGESGPAGEGGGRERGDRPDRGPRRERRGEPSNA, encoded by the coding sequence ATGGGTCAGAAGATCAATCCCGTCGGGCTGCGTCTCGGCATCAACCGCACCTGGGACAGCCGCTGGTTCGCCGACGGCCCCGAGTACGGCCGCCTGCTGCACGAGGACATCAAGGTCCGCCGGGCGCTGAAGAAGCGCCTGTACCAGGCCGGCGTGTCGCGGATCATCATCGAGCGTCCGCACAAGAAGTGCCGCATCACCATCTATGCCGCGCGCCCCGGCGTGATCATCGGCAAGAAGGGCGCGGACATCGAGAAGCTGCGCAAGGACGTCGCGGCGATGACGGACGGCGAGGTTCACCTGAACATCGTCGAGATCCGCAAGCCCGAGACCGACGCCCAGCTGATCGCCGAGAACATCGCCCAGCAGCTCGAGCGCCGCGTGGCCTTCCGCCGCGCCATGAAGCGTTCGATGCAGTCGGCGATGCGCCTGGGCGCCAAGGGCGTCCGGATCAACGTCTCGGGCCGCCTCGGCGGCGCCGAAATCGCCCGCATGGAGTGGTACCGCGAAGGCCGCGTGCCGCTGCACACCCTGCGCGCCGACGTGGACTACGGCTTCACCGAGGCCAAGACCACCTACGGCGTGATCGGCGTGAAGGTGTGGGTGTTCAAGGGCGAAGTGCTCGAGCACGACCCGATGGCCCTCGACAAGCGCCTGGCCGGCGAGAGCGGCCCGGCCGGCGAAGGCGGCGGCCGTGAGCGCGGCGACCGTCCCGATCGTGGCCCCCGGCGCGAGCGCCGCGGCGAGCCGTCGAACGCCTAA
- the rpsS gene encoding 30S ribosomal protein S19 has product MTRSVWKGPFVDGYLLKKAEAAQSSGRKDVIKTWSRRSTIMPQFVGLTFGVHNGHKHVPVLISEDMVGMKLGEFAPTRFFPGHAADKKAKRK; this is encoded by the coding sequence ATGACCCGCTCCGTCTGGAAAGGCCCGTTCGTCGACGGGTACCTGCTCAAGAAGGCCGAGGCCGCGCAGTCCTCGGGCCGGAAGGACGTGATCAAGACCTGGTCGCGCCGCTCGACCATCATGCCCCAGTTCGTGGGCCTGACGTTCGGCGTGCACAACGGCCACAAGCACGTGCCGGTGCTGATCTCGGAAGACATGGTCGGCATGAAGCTGGGCGAGTTCGCCCCCACGCGCTTCTTCCCCGGCCACGCCGCCGACAAGAAGGCCAAGAGGAAGTAA
- the tuf gene encoding elongation factor Tu, with product MAKEKFERTKPHCNIGTIGHVDHGKTTLTAAITITLAKSGGATAKNYADIDAAPEEKARGITINTAHVEYETANRHYAHVDCPGHADYVKNMITGAAQMDGAILVVSAADGPMPQTREHILLARQVGVPALVVFMNKVDMVDDAELLDLVEMEVRELLSSYQFPGDDIPIVKGSALAAVEGRDPQIGEERILELMAAVDSYIPQPERPIDQPFLMPVEDVFSISGRGTVVTGRIEKGIVKVGDEVEIVGIREVQKTTCTGVEMFRKLLDQGQAGDNVGVLLRGTKREDVERGQVLCKPGSITPHTEFMAEAYILTKEEGGRHTPFFTNYRPQFYFRTTDVTGIIKLKEGVEMIMPGDNAELLVELITPIAMDQGLRFAIREGGRTVGAGVVAKIIK from the coding sequence ATGGCCAAAGAGAAGTTTGAACGCACGAAGCCGCACTGCAACATCGGCACGATTGGTCACGTTGACCACGGCAAGACGACGCTGACGGCGGCGATCACGATCACGCTGGCGAAGTCTGGTGGTGCGACGGCGAAGAACTACGCCGACATCGACGCGGCTCCGGAAGAGAAGGCGCGCGGGATCACGATCAACACGGCGCACGTGGAATACGAGACGGCGAACCGTCACTACGCGCACGTGGACTGCCCTGGCCACGCCGACTACGTGAAGAACATGATCACGGGCGCGGCGCAGATGGACGGCGCGATCCTGGTGGTGAGCGCTGCGGACGGTCCGATGCCGCAGACCCGCGAGCACATCCTGCTGGCGCGTCAGGTGGGCGTGCCGGCGCTGGTGGTGTTCATGAACAAGGTCGACATGGTCGACGACGCCGAGCTGCTGGACCTGGTGGAGATGGAAGTGCGCGAGCTGCTTTCGTCGTACCAGTTCCCGGGCGACGACATCCCGATCGTGAAGGGCTCGGCGCTGGCGGCGGTCGAGGGCCGTGACCCGCAGATCGGCGAGGAGCGGATCCTGGAGCTGATGGCGGCGGTGGACAGCTACATCCCGCAGCCGGAGCGTCCGATCGACCAGCCGTTCCTGATGCCGGTGGAAGACGTCTTTTCGATCTCGGGCCGCGGCACGGTGGTGACGGGCCGGATCGAGAAGGGGATCGTCAAGGTCGGCGACGAAGTGGAGATCGTCGGCATCCGCGAAGTGCAGAAGACGACCTGCACGGGTGTCGAGATGTTCCGCAAGCTGCTGGACCAGGGCCAGGCGGGCGACAACGTGGGCGTGCTGCTGCGCGGCACGAAGCGCGAGGACGTGGAGCGCGGCCAGGTGCTGTGCAAGCCGGGCTCGATCACGCCGCACACCGAGTTCATGGCCGAGGCCTACATCCTGACGAAGGAAGAGGGCGGCCGTCACACCCCGTTCTTCACGAACTACCGTCCGCAGTTCTACTTCCGCACGACGGACGTGACGGGGATCATCAAGCTGAAGGAAGGCGTGGAGATGATCATGCCCGGCGACAACGCCGAGCTGCTCGTCGAGCTGATCACGCCGATCGCCATGGACCAGGGCCTGCGCTTCGCGATCCGCGAAGGCGGCCGGACCGTCGGCGCCGGCGTCGTGGCCAAGATCATCAAGTAA
- a CDS encoding ferritin-like domain-containing protein — protein sequence MLQVQVVKGPPTEVQYFDEDDLAHRLTDHDVEVIREIFRTPLTGSYNWDYEAANARIRRLYELGKRFNWNSELDVDWGLQMPAPEGAPPEPEGFADHPKWKALSPEQKADFMRRTTAQTLSQFLHGEQGALMVASQLVSCAPTHDAKLYAASQTFDEARHVEVFHRYLMERCHMIYPINPNLKFLLDKVLTDERWDLKFIGMQILIEGLALAAFQTIHETTPDPLLKQVVGLVMRDEGRHVAFGVNYLEDWIRALPQAEIEERAQFAYEACVVMKNRLISTNVAEEFGFTREEALEINAKTQGGQAFRKFLFERMIPNLKRVGLLTEAIRPKFEELGVLEFENLQHDGLIDWAVLEAPLEMKDRVAA from the coding sequence ATGCTGCAGGTTCAAGTCGTCAAGGGTCCGCCGACCGAGGTCCAGTACTTCGACGAGGACGATCTGGCCCACCGCCTCACCGACCACGACGTCGAGGTGATCCGCGAGATCTTCAGGACGCCGCTGACCGGGTCCTACAACTGGGACTACGAGGCCGCGAACGCGCGGATCCGCCGGCTGTACGAGCTGGGCAAGCGCTTCAACTGGAACTCCGAGCTGGACGTCGACTGGGGCCTGCAGATGCCGGCGCCCGAGGGCGCGCCGCCCGAGCCCGAGGGTTTCGCCGACCATCCGAAGTGGAAGGCTCTGAGCCCCGAGCAGAAGGCGGACTTCATGCGCCGCACGACGGCCCAGACGCTGTCGCAGTTCCTGCACGGGGAGCAGGGGGCGCTGATGGTGGCCTCGCAGCTCGTCAGCTGCGCCCCCACCCACGACGCCAAGCTCTACGCCGCCTCCCAGACCTTCGACGAGGCGCGCCACGTGGAGGTGTTCCACCGCTACCTGATGGAGCGGTGCCACATGATCTATCCGATCAACCCGAACCTGAAGTTCCTGCTGGACAAGGTGCTGACCGACGAGCGCTGGGACCTGAAGTTCATCGGGATGCAGATCCTGATCGAGGGCCTGGCTCTGGCCGCCTTCCAGACCATCCACGAGACGACGCCCGATCCGCTGCTGAAGCAGGTCGTCGGCCTCGTGATGCGGGACGAGGGGCGGCACGTGGCCTTCGGCGTGAACTACCTCGAGGACTGGATCCGCGCCCTGCCGCAGGCCGAGATCGAGGAGCGGGCGCAGTTCGCCTACGAGGCCTGCGTGGTGATGAAGAACCGGCTGATCTCGACCAACGTGGCCGAGGAGTTCGGCTTCACCCGCGAGGAGGCCCTGGAGATCAACGCCAAGACCCAGGGCGGACAGGCGTTCCGCAAGTTCCTGTTCGAGCGGATGATCCCGAACCTGAAGCGCGTGGGTCTGCTCACCGAGGCCATCCGGCCGAAGTTCGAGGAGCTGGGCGTGCTCGAGTTCGAGAACCTGCAGCACGACGGCCTGATCGACTGGGCCGTGCTGGAGGCGCCGCTGGAGATGAAGGACCGCGTGGCGGCCTGA
- the rplB gene encoding 50S ribosomal protein L2, protein MALKQFNPTSPGRRQLVLVDKSELHKGRPEKSLVEGLTKSGGRGGNGRISVRFRGGGAKRLYRVIDFKRRKFDVPATVERLEYDPNRSAFIALVKYEDGELAYILAPQRLKVGDQVIAAEKADVKPGNAMPLRGMPIGTIIHNVELKPLKGGQIARSAGTYAQLVGRDAGYAQIRLNSGELRMVQDGCMATVGAVSNPDHMNESLGKAGRSRHKGRRPHVRGVAMNPIDHPHGGGEGRTSGGRHPVTPWGKPTKGRKTRKNKATDKFIIRSRHARKAR, encoded by the coding sequence ATGGCTCTGAAGCAGTTCAATCCGACGTCGCCGGGTCGCCGCCAGCTGGTGCTGGTGGACAAGTCCGAGCTCCACAAGGGCCGGCCCGAGAAGTCGCTCGTCGAAGGCCTGACCAAGTCGGGCGGCCGCGGCGGCAACGGCCGCATCTCGGTCCGCTTCCGCGGCGGCGGCGCCAAGCGCCTGTACCGCGTGATCGACTTCAAGCGGCGCAAGTTCGACGTGCCCGCTACGGTCGAGCGCCTGGAGTACGACCCGAACCGTTCGGCCTTCATCGCCCTGGTGAAGTACGAGGACGGCGAGCTGGCCTACATCCTGGCCCCGCAGCGCCTGAAGGTCGGCGACCAGGTGATCGCCGCCGAGAAGGCGGACGTGAAGCCGGGCAACGCCATGCCGCTGCGCGGCATGCCGATCGGCACGATCATCCACAACGTCGAGCTGAAGCCCCTGAAGGGCGGGCAGATCGCCCGTTCGGCCGGGACCTACGCCCAGCTCGTCGGCCGTGACGCCGGCTACGCGCAGATCCGCCTGAACTCGGGCGAGCTGCGCATGGTGCAGGACGGCTGCATGGCCACCGTGGGCGCGGTGTCGAACCCCGACCACATGAACGAGAGCCTCGGCAAGGCCGGCCGCTCGCGTCACAAGGGCCGTCGCCCGCACGTCCGCGGCGTCGCCATGAACCCGATCGACCACCCGCACGGCGGCGGCGAAGGCCGCACCTCGGGCGGCCGTCACCCGGTCACCCCGTGGGGCAAGCCCACGAAGGGCCGCAAGACCCGCAAGAACAAGGCGACGGACAAGTTCATCATCCGCTCGCGCCACGCTCGGAAGGCTCGCTAA
- the rpsL gene encoding 30S ribosomal protein S12: protein MPTVNQLIRKPRQTKPARNKVPALKGCPQRRGVCTRVYTTTPKKPNSALRKVAKVRLTTGIEAVCYIPGEGHNLQEHSVVLIRGGRVKDLPGVRYHILRGVLDTQGVKDRKQRRSLYGAKRPK from the coding sequence ATGCCGACAGTCAATCAGCTCATCCGCAAGCCTCGTCAGACGAAGCCCGCGCGGAACAAGGTCCCGGCCCTGAAGGGCTGCCCGCAGCGCCGCGGCGTCTGCACCCGGGTGTACACGACGACCCCGAAGAAGCCGAACTCGGCTCTGCGTAAGGTCGCCAAGGTGCGCCTGACCACCGGCATCGAAGCGGTGTGCTACATCCCCGGCGAAGGCCACAACCTGCAGGAGCACTCGGTGGTCCTGATCCGTGGCGGCCGCGTGAAGGACCTTCCCGGCGTGCGCTACCACATCCTGCGCGGCGTGCTGGACACGCAAGGGGTCAAGGACCGCAAGCAGCGCCGTTCGCTCTACGGCGCCAAGCGTCCGAAGTAA
- a CDS encoding GIN domain-containing protein, whose translation MRLSMAFLAAAAALTAGGAAHAASVEIKDAVARVTVIPEDRSDVRVEIVAPNARLPLEVRTLGDRTIVDGDLDRKIRNCRGSGETQSVDVRGVGDIAWREMPQVVVRTPRDVRVQAGGAVFGSVGRSVSVNLSNAGCGDWTVANVERELKIRQAGSGDTRTGSAGSAVIRVAGSGDVATADIRGGLDVNIAGSGNVAVRSISGPLEVAIAGSGDVTVAAGRATAMTVSVAGSGDVDFRGQAESVKAKIAGSGDVRVREVKGEVSKTIMGSGAVTVG comes from the coding sequence ATGCGCCTTTCGATGGCTTTTCTGGCGGCCGCGGCCGCCCTCACCGCCGGCGGGGCGGCCCACGCCGCGTCGGTCGAGATCAAGGACGCGGTGGCCCGGGTGACGGTGATCCCGGAGGACCGCAGCGACGTCCGCGTCGAGATCGTCGCGCCGAACGCGCGCCTGCCGCTGGAGGTCCGCACGCTGGGCGACCGGACGATCGTGGACGGCGACCTCGACCGCAAGATCCGCAACTGCCGCGGCTCCGGCGAGACACAGAGCGTCGACGTGCGCGGGGTAGGGGACATCGCCTGGCGCGAAATGCCGCAGGTCGTGGTCCGCACGCCGCGGGACGTGCGCGTTCAGGCGGGCGGGGCGGTGTTCGGCTCGGTCGGCCGCTCGGTCAGCGTGAACCTCTCCAACGCCGGCTGCGGCGACTGGACCGTCGCCAACGTCGAGCGGGAGCTGAAGATCCGCCAGGCGGGCTCGGGCGACACCCGGACCGGCTCCGCGGGCTCGGCCGTGATCCGGGTGGCCGGCTCGGGCGACGTGGCCACGGCGGACATCCGCGGCGGCCTGGACGTGAACATCGCCGGATCGGGCAACGTGGCGGTCCGCTCGATCTCAGGCCCGCTGGAGGTGGCGATCGCCGGCTCGGGCGACGTCACCGTGGCCGCCGGCCGCGCCACGGCCATGACGGTCTCGGTCGCCGGCTCGGGCGATGTGGATTTCCGGGGGCAGGCCGAGAGCGTGAAGGCCAAGATCGCCGGCTCGGGCGACGTGCGCGTCCGCGAGGTGAAGGGCGAGGTCTCCAAGACCATCATGGGCTCGGGCGCGGTCACGGTCGGCTGA
- the fusA gene encoding elongation factor G: MPRTHKIEDYRNFGIMAHIDAGKTTTTERILFYTGKSHKIGEVHDGAATMDWMEQEQERGITITSAATTAFWNGKRLNIIDTPGHVDFTIEVERSLRVLDGAVTVLDGNAGVEPQTETVWRQADKYKVPRIVFVNKMDKLGADFDKSVESIRDRLGAKAVPIQLPIGAESALRGIIDLVRMKAVVWDTDALGAKFQDEEIPADLKEKAEAARNYMIENAVELDDEAMEAYLSGEEPSEEVIKKCIRKAVLTGAFYPILCGSAFKNKGVQPLLDAVVDYLPSPVDIPPTKGIDFRTEEEVERRASDDEPLSVLAFKIMDDPFVGSLTFCRIYSGKLETGMGLMNSTRDKRERVGRMLLMHSNNREDIKEAYAGDIVALAGLKETRTGDTLCDPNKSPVILERMEFPEPVIEIAVEPKSKADQEKLGVALSKLAAEDPSFTVSTDHESGQTILKGMGELHLDIKIDILKRTYKVEANIGAPQVAYRESISKRTEIDYTHKKQTGGTGQFARVKLVFEPGEPGSGFVFESAIVGGAVPKEYVPGVQKGLESAKENGLLAGFPVIDFKATLVDGAFHDVDSSVLAFEIASRAAFKELREKGGPKLLEPIMAVEVVTPEEYLGSVIGDLNGRRGQIQGQDMRGNATVINAFVPLANMFGYVNNLRGMSQGRAQFTMLFSHYETVPQVVAEEVIKKYA, from the coding sequence ATGCCCCGCACGCATAAAATCGAAGACTACCGCAACTTCGGCATCATGGCCCACATCGACGCGGGCAAGACGACGACGACCGAGCGGATCCTCTTCTACACCGGCAAGAGCCACAAGATCGGCGAAGTCCATGACGGCGCGGCCACCATGGACTGGATGGAGCAGGAGCAGGAGCGCGGCATCACGATCACGTCCGCCGCGACGACCGCCTTCTGGAACGGCAAGCGCCTCAACATCATCGACACGCCCGGCCACGTGGACTTCACCATCGAGGTGGAGCGCAGCCTGCGCGTGCTCGACGGCGCCGTGACGGTGCTGGACGGCAACGCCGGCGTCGAGCCGCAGACCGAGACCGTCTGGCGCCAAGCCGACAAGTACAAGGTTCCGCGGATCGTCTTCGTCAACAAGATGGACAAGCTGGGCGCCGACTTCGACAAGTCGGTCGAGAGCATCCGCGACCGCCTGGGCGCCAAGGCCGTGCCGATCCAGCTGCCGATCGGCGCCGAGTCCGCCCTGCGCGGCATCATCGACCTGGTCCGCATGAAGGCGGTGGTGTGGGACACCGACGCCCTGGGCGCCAAGTTCCAGGACGAGGAGATCCCGGCCGACCTGAAGGAAAAGGCCGAGGCCGCCCGCAACTACATGATCGAGAACGCCGTCGAGCTCGACGACGAGGCCATGGAAGCCTACCTCTCGGGCGAAGAGCCCTCGGAAGAGGTGATCAAGAAGTGCATCCGTAAGGCCGTGCTGACGGGCGCCTTCTACCCGATCCTCTGCGGCTCGGCGTTCAAGAACAAGGGCGTGCAGCCGCTGCTGGACGCCGTGGTCGACTACCTGCCCTCGCCGGTGGACATCCCGCCGACCAAGGGCATCGACTTCCGGACCGAAGAGGAAGTCGAGCGGCGGGCCTCCGACGACGAGCCGCTGTCGGTCCTGGCGTTCAAGATCATGGACGACCCCTTCGTGGGCTCGCTGACGTTCTGCCGCATCTACTCGGGCAAGCTCGAGACCGGCATGGGGCTGATGAACTCGACGCGCGACAAGCGCGAGCGGGTCGGCCGCATGCTGCTGATGCACTCGAACAACCGCGAGGACATCAAGGAAGCCTACGCCGGCGACATCGTCGCCCTGGCCGGCCTGAAGGAGACCCGCACGGGCGACACCCTGTGCGATCCGAACAAGTCGCCGGTCATCCTGGAGCGCATGGAGTTCCCCGAGCCGGTGATCGAGATCGCCGTCGAGCCGAAGTCCAAGGCCGACCAGGAGAAGCTGGGCGTCGCCCTGTCGAAGCTGGCCGCCGAGGACCCGTCCTTCACCGTCTCGACCGACCACGAGTCGGGCCAGACGATCCTGAAGGGCATGGGCGAGCTGCACCTCGACATCAAGATCGACATCCTGAAGCGCACCTACAAGGTCGAGGCCAACATCGGCGCGCCGCAGGTGGCCTACCGCGAGAGCATCAGCAAGCGGACCGAGATCGACTACACGCACAAGAAGCAGACCGGCGGCACGGGCCAGTTCGCCCGCGTGAAGCTGGTGTTCGAGCCGGGCGAGCCGGGCTCGGGCTTCGTGTTCGAAAGCGCGATCGTCGGCGGCGCGGTGCCGAAGGAATACGTCCCCGGCGTCCAGAAGGGCCTGGAGTCGGCCAAGGAAAACGGCCTGCTGGCCGGCTTCCCGGTCATCGACTTCAAGGCGACCCTGGTCGACGGCGCGTTCCACGACGTGGACTCCTCGGTCCTGGCCTTCGAAATCGCCAGCCGCGCGGCCTTCAAGGAGCTGCGCGAAAAGGGCGGGCCGAAGCTGCTCGAGCCGATCATGGCCGTCGAGGTCGTGACGCCCGAGGAGTACCTGGGCTCGGTCATCGGCGACCTGAACGGCCGCCGCGGCCAGATCCAGGGCCAGGACATGCGCGGCAACGCGACGGTGATCAACGCCTTCGTGCCGCTGGCGAACATGTTCGGCTACGTGAACAACCTGCGCGGCATGTCGCAGGGCCGCGCGCAGTTCACGATGCTGTTCAGCCACTACGAGACGGTGCCGCAGGTCGTCGCCGAAGAAGTCATCAAGAAGTACGCCTGA
- the rpsJ gene encoding 30S ribosomal protein S10, whose translation MDRQNIRIRLKAFDHRVLDHSTREIVNTAKRTGATVRGPIPLPTRIEKFTVNRSPHIDKKSREQFEIRTHKRVLDIVDPTPQTVDALMKLDLSAGVDVEIKL comes from the coding sequence ATGGATCGTCAGAACATCCGCATTCGGCTCAAAGCCTTCGATCACCGCGTGCTGGATCATTCCACCCGCGAGATCGTGAACACCGCCAAGCGGACTGGCGCGACCGTGCGCGGGCCTATCCCGCTGCCGACGCGCATCGAGAAATTCACCGTCAACCGTTCGCCGCACATCGACAAGAAGTCGCGCGAGCAGTTCGAAATCCGCACGCACAAGCGCGTGCTCGACATCGTCGACCCCACCCCGCAGACCGTGGACGCGCTCATGAAGCTCGACCTGTCCGCCGGCGTGGACGTCGAGATCAAGCTCTAA
- the rplC gene encoding 50S ribosomal protein L3, whose protein sequence is MRTGVIAKKLGMARFFDEAGVHVPVTVLSLEGCQVVAHRTKDKDGYVALQLGAGSKKPKNTSKGLRGHFAKGQVEPKAKLVEFKVSEDNLIDVGAELTADHFVPGQKVDITGTTVGKGFAGAMKRWNFGGLRATHGVSVSHRSHGSTGQRQDPGRTFPGKKMAGHYGQETVTTLNLTVWRVDAERGLILVKGAVPGTEGTFVKIRDAVKAALPADAPKPGAFRGAGAPTPVEAAADEAAPAEEPAVTEAPAAEATEAGDQA, encoded by the coding sequence ATGCGTACCGGCGTGATCGCCAAGAAGCTGGGCATGGCGCGCTTCTTCGACGAAGCGGGCGTCCATGTGCCCGTGACGGTCCTCAGCCTCGAAGGCTGCCAGGTCGTCGCCCACCGCACCAAGGACAAGGACGGCTACGTGGCCCTCCAGTTGGGTGCGGGCTCCAAGAAGCCGAAGAACACCTCGAAGGGCCTGCGCGGCCACTTCGCCAAAGGCCAGGTCGAGCCCAAGGCCAAGCTCGTCGAGTTCAAGGTCTCGGAAGACAACCTCATCGACGTGGGCGCCGAGCTCACGGCCGACCATTTCGTGCCCGGCCAGAAGGTCGACATCACCGGCACGACGGTGGGTAAGGGCTTCGCCGGCGCCATGAAGCGCTGGAACTTCGGCGGCCTGCGCGCCACCCACGGCGTGTCCGTGTCGCACCGCTCGCACGGTTCGACCGGTCAGCGCCAGGATCCGGGCCGCACGTTCCCGGGCAAGAAGATGGCCGGCCACTACGGCCAGGAAACCGTCACCACCCTCAACCTCACCGTCTGGCGCGTCGACGCCGAGCGCGGCCTCATCCTGGTCAAGGGCGCCGTCCCCGGGACCGAAGGCACGTTCGTGAAGATCCGCGACGCGGTGAAGGCTGCGCTGCCGGCCGATGCGCCGAAGCCTGGCGCGTTCCGCGGCGCCGGCGCCCCGACCCCGGTCGAGGCCGCCGCCGACGAGGCCGCGCCGGCCGAAGAACCCGCCGTGACCGAAGCGCCGGCCGCCGAGGCGACTGAAGCTGGGGATCAAGCCTAA
- the rplD gene encoding 50S ribosomal protein L4, which produces MKLDVIKLDGGKGGSIELPDDIFGIEEIRADILQRCVTWQLAKRRAGTHKIQVRNEVSRTGKKMYKQKGTGGARHGSRRAAQFVGGAKAHGPVVRSHAFDLPKKVRALALRHALSSKAKDGSLIVLDSATLTEAKTAALRASFEKIGVTNALVIAGAQVDNNLKLAARNIPNVDVLPNAGLNVYDVLRRRTLVLTKDAVAAIQARFQPEEAA; this is translated from the coding sequence ATGAAACTCGACGTCATCAAGCTGGACGGCGGGAAGGGCGGCTCGATCGAGCTCCCCGACGACATCTTCGGCATCGAAGAGATCCGCGCCGACATCCTGCAGCGCTGCGTCACCTGGCAGCTCGCCAAGCGCCGCGCCGGCACGCACAAGATCCAGGTCCGCAACGAGGTCTCTCGTACGGGCAAGAAGATGTACAAGCAGAAGGGCACCGGCGGCGCCCGTCACGGCTCGCGCCGTGCGGCCCAGTTCGTCGGCGGCGCCAAGGCCCACGGTCCCGTGGTCCGCAGCCACGCCTTCGACCTGCCCAAGAAGGTCCGCGCGCTCGCCCTGCGGCACGCGCTGTCCTCGAAGGCCAAGGACGGCTCGCTGATCGTGCTCGACTCCGCGACGCTGACGGAGGCCAAGACGGCCGCCCTGCGCGCCAGCTTCGAGAAGATCGGCGTGACCAACGCGCTGGTGATCGCCGGCGCCCAGGTCGACAACAACCTGAAGCTCGCCGCCCGGAACATCCCGAACGTGGACGTGCTGCCGAACGCCGGCCTGAACGTCTACGACGTGCTGCGCCGCCGCACCCTCGTCCTGACCAAGGACGCGGTGGCCGCGATCCAGGCGCGTTTCCAGCCTGAGGAGGCCGCGTGA
- the rpsG gene encoding 30S ribosomal protein S7 — MSRRRRADKREVLPDPKFGDLVVTKFMNYVMYEGKKAVAENIVYGAFDILEARRKDMGPLETFHAALDNVAPAIEVRSRRVGGATYQVPVEVRPERRRALAIRWLVNAARSRGENTMTEKLAGELLDASSNRGSAVKKREDTHKMAEANRAFSHYRW; from the coding sequence ATGTCCCGTCGCCGTCGCGCAGACAAACGTGAAGTCCTCCCGGATCCGAAGTTCGGGGACCTCGTCGTCACCAAGTTCATGAACTACGTGATGTACGAAGGTAAGAAGGCCGTGGCCGAGAACATCGTCTACGGCGCCTTCGACATCCTGGAGGCCCGCCGCAAGGACATGGGCCCGCTGGAGACCTTCCATGCGGCCCTGGACAACGTGGCCCCGGCCATCGAGGTCCGCTCCCGCCGGGTCGGCGGCGCGACCTACCAGGTGCCGGTCGAAGTCCGTCCCGAGCGCCGTCGCGCCCTGGCCATCCGCTGGCTGGTGAACGCCGCCCGCTCGCGCGGCGAGAACACCATGACCGAGAAGCTGGCCGGCGAGCTGCTGGACGCCTCTTCGAACCGCGGTTCGGCGGTCAAGAAGCGGGAAGACACCCATAAGATGGCCGAAGCCAACCGGGCCTTCTCGCACTACCGCTGGTAA